In Theileria equi strain WA chromosome 3, complete sequence, the genomic window ACTAATTAATCTGCCCTGGGTGTAGGTGTTGTGTTACTAGTTCCTGCCCTTCTTGACtcctacggattttccgtaggttttggggccttcagaccttctagaagcaCTGATTCTATCGATTTATGGAGTAACTCATCAGACTAATTCGCATGCAAGAGGTTTCCGAGGAACCTTTCGAGgatgtcttccagcttttcttctggagctctttcttcaactcctcttcttcgaTCGTGAGTTACCGAATCAAAGGTGGTACGTAGTACTCTAGTCTGCATGTAGGctctgatttttgtggGCAAAgctattttctctaggtgCTTCGCGTGGTATTTTGTAACTATGCCATCCCAAGAATATACTATTGGAACGGTGCATGCTGgcatattatggatgcAGCATAATTCTTTTGCAAGGACATCGTATTTCCTTTGCTTATAAGATTCCGTATCTGAAACCTTAGTTGGACACGTGATTCCGACTTCgactataaatatccttttatttctcctGTCGTAGAGTTGGATATCGGGTCTATTGTTCGTTATCCTGGCGTCCATCTTTACAGCAGTATCGATCCTAAGTTCATTTGTACCGTCAGTAACTGTCTCCTGCATCACATATCCTTTAATGTTCTCTCCTTGTTAGATTGAACATGCGGCACAGGTGGAgagatacacatttcagtACTTCGTTATGTCGTCTGGTGTAATCAAAGGCTAATTTATGTTCACAGCATGTGACCAGGTGGTCTACAGTAGCTGTTGTTCCTTTGCaatgtttgcatttatcaTAGTTTCCCATGAAGATGTTTCTGTCTTGGAGAGCGCAGTAGGCTGCTTCGTCTCGGGCTGAGATGTTTCCATGTGTTAGCCAGAGTGCAGATTCCTTTCTGTCAATCAGGTTGTCTCCATTCAGTTGTAATTGGGTTAAAATAATTACATAAACGAGGATAGATAAGATAAATTTCTACATTAAACTGGGAGGTTATATCGCTGCAAAAAAGTTGCGTATTGAAAAGTAGATATACACCAATATGTGTTTCATAACTAAAAATGGGAATGTAAACAAACGCGATCTATAAATTGAGTGATAAATCGAAATTTATCGTATTTAGTCCAATATAGACGTACATGCCAATAAACAATTATAACAGAATATATGAGCAAGGAATTACCTCCTATGGAGTATACaatataaatatattcCCTTAAAACGAGGCGAATCGCAAAAAGCATCTCATTGGGATCCAATTTGTCATCTTTGAATAACTGCTATCTAGAGAAATAAAATGTGATAGTAAAGATACCCTTTACGTACTAAACATTCTATCGTTCAAATGTTTTCTATTGAGTTCATTAATGGGATAATTGCTAAAACGCTTTGTAGGTAATATTACATCTACGACTGTGACTCACTGAAAATGgtacaaaatattcatcttcaaaGAGAGAAATTAAGTCAAACCATGGCTGTATTCTATATAAGTAAGGTAGACTCTCTGATATGAAATACATCTTACAAATTATAAGTTCCACTGTTCATAAATCCATATTTGACCTGGGTGAATAAAACTAGCTACATTATCATGAAACATCCATTCTACGTAACAAATTGAAATCCAGATATGTTATAGGCAACAGCATTACTTGAGTAGAACGAATATAGATAGACTAGTTCTAAAACTGAATGTTTTAGCCGTTGTTGATTCTATATCGTGAACTTTAACCGGAACTAAGGAGTGATCATATTGCTACTAGAACTTCAAGTCCTGATTCTTTAAATAAGATACATAAAATGAGTACTTCATAGGTTGAGATTAAAGGGCTATATATTATAATTGTTGATTGCAGCTACGAATTCAAAGATAATTTCGTACTAATAGTTTGATTGCTAACCAACAATATATATCCCCTTATTCTCTGGTGAGACTTCTATTGAACAACTATCACCTGTGGAGAAGTCAAAAATTGTATATTGAGTTACTACCTGGATTAAATTGTCGATAACTCAATACACATAGATTATGTAAATAACAACATATGTATGGACCCACAACTCAATAATGTAAAGTACAGGTAAGCAAAATCGTAGCTGTAATCTCTGAGGGAAGCAAAACACCTGTATGTTTTCCGAACAGTGTAAAAGCACGATTATAGTAGAGGTTATTGTTATCAACTCTTACTAAGAAGGGATACCTGGCCAGCACAGACTTGTCATAGTTTAGTATCATATAAACATTGTATTGTTTGTTTTAAAGTGATGTACAAACGGTATTTAAAAGGATATAATATCAAAACATTTTATACGAACGAAATGAGAAAGTTTTAGGCAATGTATTAGTATAATAGAGGATTtaggagaatctttaaATTATTGTGGATGAAATGGCAGATCTAGGGATATTTCTCAGAATAATCCGAACGACCGGGACGTACAGCTGAGGATGATTGTAGGGGCTTCAATAGTTCATTAGAACATGAAGTATGAGCCTATAGTAGGTATAAGTTGTTGATTAAATGCTTAAGTTACTAATTACATGTTATCATAGTGCCTATCAGAATGTTGCGGCGATACTTCGTTCTGTAACCCTTACTACGCCTTCTTGGTGTATTGGCACTTGTGAAACGTTTCACATCTATAATATAACATTTGGACATGATCAATAATAACAAATCAAATGACTTGGAAGATGATCAACAGTTTTGGGAGAGTGAGGTGGAGCTGGCAAGGAAAAAGACTCTTGCTCCagatggaaagaagttCAGATACTTTGATGACAAGGGAATCTTTAATTTCGTGTTTATGCTATGGATGTACAGGTGGGTTAAGGAAACGTCAAAGAGGTATCTAGATCCTTATATGCTTCACCCTCTCCCCTTGGCTGACCAGATTCTTATATGGCAGCCCATTCTTTCTAAGCACATTAGTGATGGTATCGCAAGCCTGGAAGTATATGAATCTTTAAGTGAATatgagaagaagaaagcCAAGAAACCTGTAAGATACATTTTGTTAAGGGCTCTAATTTtgaccttttggaagaggCTGCTTGTTATTCTAGGGTGTGTAGTAGTGGTTAATGCTATTGGTATGAGTGTTGCTATTTTCCTGCACAAGTTGCTTAGATTTTTATCAgaggaagattttaaatttgtgaCGTTTCTATCCCTTGCATTTTCTACTGTTTCTATTGAATTATCCAAGGAAATCTGTATGGACCACACCAATTATTATCTGCACAGATTGGAAACCATTATTGATTCTTCAATTCGCATTACAGTATTCCAACATGGATTCTGTTATAGAAGGAGCCAGTTTGGAAACTTCCAATCCAAGGAAGCTGCTTGTAATAGAATTATACACAGTTGCTCCGGAGATTCACCCTGTTCCAGCGACCTATTACTATGCCCAGCTAGACGTTATAAGAATAATGAAGTTAATCCAAAACTGTATGCTCTTATTCTTAACGATCCTCACtatcttccatttttaatcGAATGCATTGCTGGATTCATTGATTTTTTTACAGCTTTTACGTATGGTATCATATTCGTTGGCAGCCAGTTTAACATGCAAGCAAGGACTATTTTGATGGTATCCTTCTCCTTAGTAGCATCTATGATCATGGTAgaaattataaatggttTACTCATGAAGTACTACTTTGGAATTAGAGATAATAAGATCGCTAAATCTGAGGAGGTTATGTCTGGGCTATACTTGATTGAAAGGATGGGACTTGATGATATTGGCCACAATGCTATTACAGAAGCCAGAAACGATGAACTGGTATTTATGTTTGTTCGTTTGTTTCTTTCATTTGTTAATAAGGTAATATTTACAAGTATAGTGTGTATATATCTTATTGCTCTGGTCAGGGACTTCGTCAGAGAACTTAGAGAAGCAGCTGACCTCAAGGCCGTTGATCCTTCTGGACTACTCGCCTCGGTCTTCGTTATTATGAAAAGCATTGGCCCACTATACATGATTCCAATAAGGCTAAGAATGTTAATGTTTAGTCTTAACGCATCAAGAAGACTTGAATTATTCTTCAGAACTTGTTCACCAAACTTTTACATTCCTGATAACAAGTTTACTGGGAAGACTACTCTGCCAGAGACACTACCTGATGAGGATAAGACACTGCCCAAGGGTCTGGTTGTAATGTTCAAGAAGGCCTCCTTTGCGTGGGTCAATAGCAGGAAGGATCTCCTAGACAACACGGGTACTACTTGTCTTAGGaaccttgactttgtcctcaaCACTGGTGACCTTGCCATTATTACTGGTGCTCAAGGTTCTGGCAAGaccaactttgtcaaggctatccttggtgacatgactcttgttgaaggatcaatggctgTATTGCCTCTCTCTACTaacatgccaatatttTATGCCTCTCAGGATGTCtggctacaaaagggtaccatcAGGGCTAACATTACCTTTGGTCACAGATTTTATGAGGATATCTACAATACAGTCATAAAAGCAGTTGAACTTGAACATGATATATCCACTTGGGAAAGAGGTGACATGCGTAAGATTTCTGAACATGGTTATTCCCTCAGTGGAGGTCAGAGAATGAGAGTTGGACTTGCTCGTGCCATCTACGCTTAcctcatctttagcaaGACTAATAGGGAGAGTGAATCTGGACATTCCTTCCTTGTGGTAATAGATGACTGCTTCACTAGCTTGGATCCATTCGTGGCGAAGACAATCTTCAAGAACTTGTTTGAAAAGGGAAGAGGTCTACTCTCTGGTGGTGATGTTGCCACAGTTCTAACGATATCCAAGCGTATTTTGGATGCTTGTGTATCAGCTGAGTCATCGGAGTCATTCCCGGATGctccaatatattttctggagaaCAAGGGTCTTGTGCAGAGCAACAAACTTAAATCCCTAATAGAGCACGAAGTTGGTCATATTGAGCCTCCAAAACCTTCTTTCGATAGAGTGAAGCTTTCATCTGTATCACGTGATATTCTTAGCAGATGCAGTTCTGATGACTATACTCGTGATGGACGAAGAAGGTCAACAAAATCTAGATACTCCGACTCTCCCACTGTTCAAATGTTATATGATAGGatcaattttaaatgtggTAAGAATAAGAACTTCAAGCCATATCTGGTGTATATCCGTGCAGCAGGTTGGCCTATATTCTtctttgttttattcaccattttaTTCTCAACACTGGATAATACAAAGTTTATTATTGTTTCAAAAGTCTCTGATTCCATTATTGATTATACAAATAAGCACAAAGAAACAGTAATTTCACCAGAGGATATCAAGGACTATGCATCCAGAGCTCTTAGATGGATCGTTGTTCTTTCAACATCAATTATGATTGGCGCATTACTTCGTATTATAACAATGACTATTGCTTCATTTAATGTATCAAGGAGAATACATGAGTATTCTGTTAATTCCATATTTACAAGTAGCTCAGCCATATTGAAGATTAAAAAATCCATTGGCAGTATTTTGACATTCttatatatggatattgTTTTTATTGATAATGGTTTGGgttatattcttcaatATATTCTCCTCTTGGCTATTGAGTCCATTGTTCATCTTTTCACGCTTCTGTTCATAATACCATGGGCTACTCCACTTATTGTTTTACTTTGCCTTGTGGTTTTGAAGTATGTTGTATATTACTACACTAAATCATGTAGAAATGTATATTTTGCACGTTTGGAGTCGTTTTATCTCATTGATTCGACCATTGAATCAGCCATATATGGTTCACCAATATATCGTAGTTTCAAGAAGGAGTGGGAATTGATGCATACCATGGTTGAACAGGCCGATTATAATATAAGATCAAACTATATGGCAAAATCATCAGTTTTTTGGAGCTCCATTTCTTTTAGGTGTCTACTCTCACCATTGGCTTTCTTTATCCTCGTATTTCCTTTGGTTAAGTCCAGGATATCTGGTACAGGAGTACAAGTTGGTTACTATGCCACGGCATACTCAATATTTCTTGCTGTCAACTCTAAATTTTCAAGTATGTTAACTATTTACCACATGTTAGAGATGTATACTATGCCAATCAGGAGGTTTGAGAATTTCGTCCCTCCAAGCACCAAGATCAAGTTTGACAAAAAGAGGAACATTCACCAGACGGATTTTATTGTAGATCGTTCTGCATCAAGTAGAGATGATAAGATAGCAGATGAGGATATCAAGGACTCCCTTCGTAGAAGACGTCATAACGAGTATGCTGAGAGAAGAGCTGCTAGATGTACTAGTCTCAAGAtgctcttctttaagcACCAGGTTAATATATTTGACATCTCCAAGTATGCAGTTCCAGGTCAAGTCAGAATACAGCTAAGAGATGTCAGTGTACATGTGACGTCTGGCAAGTCTAAGGAGAAGCATGTCAttctcaagaatgttaCATGTTCGGCTAATATTTCTGATATTGTCGGAGTTATTGGAAGAACTGGTGCAGGAAAGTCTACCCTATTGTCAGTGCTCCAGAATCTGGCGGAGAATAGAGATGGTTCTGTCCTCTTGGACGGCTGTGATTTGaatgatatgccaaagaatgtgactAGGCAGATTATTGGAGTACTACCTCAACTGCCCTTCGTATTCAGGGGGTGGACTGTTCGCAGATTCATTgatccaagaatgttatttgaaGATGTTGATATTGAAGCAGCCTTGGAAATTTGTGGTTTACTCAAGTTTGTAATGAATCTCCCAGGTGGCAAGGGCCTTGACGCCATCATCATACCTGACCATTATCAcaaggatatgccaaggtATTACAAGAGAGTGTACTATGGACCTACTTTAAAGCCACATGATGCCTCTTCTGCAGATAATGTGAACATTGACTATGGATCAGCACTGTCAAACTCACAATTACGTACACTATCAGTAGCAAGACTAGTGCTCTACAGAgaattcttcaaggttATCCTGGTTGATGagcctccagaggatgaactTGGAGTAACAAAGGAGGGTGTCCCGATTTATGAAATTCTAAGGGCGCACTTCCAACActgtacaacatttatcGCAGCTCACGATGCAAGTATCTTGCGTTTCTGCACTTCAGTCTGGGCCTTTAATGACGGCTCCCTTATTAGGACCTACAAGACTGAAGAAGTTGTCGACAGCTACTCTCTATCAAAGACCATAGAGGATTTCATTACCACACAtgtttaatgcagtaaatattttattttaatgcCATTCAATATCGGATATACCACAAGATAAGATTTAAATTGCATATTATCAATTTATACGCTCTAATTCCAACTTTGTATATCACTTACAGGTAGGAATGGTATCTTGCAATGAAACACTTGTTTTCTGTGGGCAGTACATTATTCTTTGCATAGACGTCCTATGGTATCTCTTCATTTCACCAAAAAGAAAGTCAAAATTTTAGTCCGCACGAATATCAAATAAATTGATGCTGATAATTGTAGATATCAAGTAGGTGGATTCTATCAATTCAAGTGTTTTTATCTGCTTTTCAACAAATGCTGAGTTTTCAGTAAACGTTTTTTTCCTCTATTGGAAATTTTAGCATTTAAATCCACCTTAGGTGGAACCGAAAATCCAAATGCTTTGGCGATTCTCTTTAGATCCAAGGATTGCACATTAAATATGTCTTTCAGACTATGTGACATATACGCCTAAAGTTGGTTTATATATCATCAAAACATTGAACTAACATGAAGGTATGATCTATATGCGTCTCTGGATGAACGATTcaaataaaaatttttttCGATTAGTTTTTCCAGTTGTAGTTGCACATTTACTATTTTCTTCAAAGTAAAGTCATATTTGCTTAGAGAAACCTTCATTGATTTTAAGTATTGCAAAAATCCGACTTCTTCAGGCATAAGGAACATTATAGCTTTCCCCTTCCCGTCAACACCTCTAGCTGTTCTTCCCACACGATGGATATAATCCCTAGGATCATCTGGTGGATCATATTGGACTATCCAGTCGACCTTCGGTATATCCAGTCCCCTTGCAGCAACATCGGTACAAAGGAGATGACCACTCTAAAAATCGTTTATATATAAGATTTACACAAACCGTTGCTTTACAAAAAGAGTAATACGTGGCCATTCTAGCAGATTGTTTTTTCTTGCCATGTATAGATTTAGCAGGTATATCAATATAATTGAGTAACTCATCATGAAATTTGACTGAATTACAACTGCTGAAGAAAACCATGACCTTTTTGTCCATATTCTTTTTCAGAAAAGTAAACAGTAGCAAAAATCGGTTTTCAGGCTCGCAAACGACATATCCCTGTTCCAAGCCTACAACCGTTGCTACATCACTTATTGACGCCT contains:
- a CDS encoding hypothetical protein (encoded by transcript BEWA_010770A), producing the protein MQETVTDGTNELRIDTAVKMDARITNNRPDIQLYDRRNKRIFIVEVGITCPTKVSDTESYKQRKYDVLAKELCCIHNMPACTVPIVYSWDGIVTKYHAKHLEKIALPTKIRAYMQTRVLRTTFDSVTHDRRRGVEERAPEEKLEDILERFLGNLLHAN
- a CDS encoding ABC transporter, ATP-binding protein domain-containing protein (encoded by transcript BEWA_010780A); translation: MINNNKSNDLEDDQQFWESEVELARKKTLAPDGKKFRYFDDKGIFNFVFMLWMYRWVKETSKRYLDPYMLHPLPLADQILIWQPILSKHISDGIASLEVYESLSEYEKKKAKKPVRYILLRALILTFWKRLLVILGCVVVVNAIGMSVAIFLHKLLRFLSEEDFKFVTFLSLAFSTVSIELSKEICMDHTNYYLHRLETIIDSSIRITVFQHGFCYRRSQFGNFQSKEAACNRIIHSCSGDSPCSSDLLLCPARRYKNNEVNPKLYALILNDPHYLPFLIECIAGFIDFFTAFTYGIIFVGSQFNMQARTILMVSFSLVASMIMVEIINGLLMKYYFGIRDNKIAKSEEVMSGLYLIERMGLDDIGHNAITEARNDELVFMFVRLFLSFVNKVIFTSIVCIYLIALVRDFVRELREAADLKAVDPSGLLASVFVIMKSIGPLYMIPIRLRMLMFSLNASRRLELFFRTCSPNFYIPDNKFTGKTTLPETLPDEDKTLPKGLVVMFKKASFAWVNSRKDLLDNTGTTCLRNLDFVLNTGDLAIITGAQGSGKTNFVKAILGDMTLVEGSMAVLPLSTNMPIFYASQDVWLQKGTIRANITFGHRFYEDIYNTVIKAVELEHDISTWERGDMRKISEHGYSLSGGQRMRVGLARAIYAYLIFSKTNRESESGHSFLVVIDDCFTSLDPFVAKTIFKNLFEKGRGLLSGGDVATVLTISKRILDACVSAESSESFPDAPIYFLENKGLVQSNKLKSLIEHEVGHIEPPKPSFDRVKLSSVSRDILSRCSSDDYTRDGRRRSTKSRYSDSPTVQMLYDRINFKCGKNKNFKPYLVYIRAAGWPIFFFVLFTILFSTLDNTKFIIVSKVSDSIIDYTNKHKETVISPEDIKDYASRALRWIVVLSTSIMIGALLRIITMTIASFNVSRRIHEYSVNSIFTSSSAILKIKKSIGSILTFLYMDIVFIDNGLGYILQYILLLAIESIVHLFTLLFIIPWATPLIVLLCLVVLKYVVYYYTKSCRNVYFARLESFYLIDSTIESAIYGSPIYRSFKKEWELMHTMVEQADYNIRSNYMAKSSVFWSSISFRCLLSPLAFFILVFPLVKSRISGTGVQVGYYATAYSIFLAVNSKFSSMLTIYHMLEMYTMPIRRFENFVPPSTKIKFDKKRNIHQTDFIVDRSASSRDDKIADEDIKDSLRRRRHNEYAERRAARCTSLKMLFFKHQVNIFDISKYAVPGQVRIQLRDVSVHVTSGKSKEKHVILKNVTCSANISDIVGVIGRTGAGKSTLLSVLQNLAENRDGSVLLDGCDLNDMPKNVTRQIIGVLPQLPFVFRGWTVRRFIDPRMLFEDVDIEAALEICGLLKFVMNLPGGKGLDAIIIPDHYHKDMPRYYKRVYYGPTLKPHDASSADNVNIDYGSALSNSQLRTLSVARLVLYREFFKVILVDEPPEDELGVTKEGVPIYEILRAHFQHCTTFIAAHDASILRFCTSVWAFNDGSLIRTYKTEEVVDSYSLSKTIEDFITTHV
- a CDS encoding DEAD box ATP-dependent RNA helicase family member protein (encoded by transcript BEWA_010790A) — encoded protein: MPPAIEGESHLSANNTSIEENMELSHKKNGLEYFTNVFFRDLELSEPILKALNEQEFVKTTEIQAKCIPPLLKGKDVLGKAKTGSGKTLAFLIPLAEILFQVKFMPRNGTGGIIISPTRELSLQIYEVAKDICKYLPQTLGLVMGGANRKQEAEKLVRGVNILIATPGRLLDHMQNTKGFVFKNLLLFIIDEADRILEIGFEEELNQIIKLLPEKRQTCLFSATHGSNVEDLARLSLKSPIFLEASISDVATVVGLEQGYVVCEPENRFLLLFTFLKKNMDKKVMVFFSSCNSVKFHDELLNYIDIPAKSIHGKKKQSARMATYYSFCKATSGHLLCTDVAARGLDIPKVDWIVQYDPPDDPRDYIHRVGRTARGVDGKGKAIMFLMPEEVGFLQYLKSMKVSLSKYDFTLKKIVNVQLQLEKLIEKNFYLNRSSRDAYRSYLHAYMSHSLKDIFNVQSLDLKRIAKAFGFSVPPKVDLNAKISNRGKKRLLKTQHLLKSR